The Impatiens glandulifera chromosome 8, dImpGla2.1, whole genome shotgun sequence genome includes a window with the following:
- the LOC124911823 gene encoding ferric reduction oxidase 7, chloroplastic-like, with the protein MDEHSIHDSLLLRPEDVSDYAKKSPAWASLVKSILRSLMWGIFVAWVTIIFIYPCDFYTKLNTKFLLSIERTLFGITGAVFLLYSGPIIVIAILAILYLIIRGDEELQEKKTSKSPRYRLWTFPIIVDGPISVITASELIGISLFSAYVVWASSVYLLKNFHIVLSYQLAFKEASIKMLELMGLRFGAIGMFCMSFLFIPISRGSVLLRLIDIPFEHATRYHVWLGHLTMLIFTLHGLLYIVGWALDGRLLEEILQWKNIGIANLAGVISLLAGLLMWVTSLHPVRRQYFELFFYTHQLYVIFVVFFALHVGDFVFSISAGGIFLFMLDRFLRFCQSRKTVNILSASSLPCGTIELVLSKPSHLKYNALSFIFLQIRELSWLQWHPFSVSSSPLEGKHHMTILLKVLGEWTDKLKGNVSNILDYKHDVKQSQPRLSLTASVEGPYGHESQYHLSYENLILIAGGIGISPFLAILSDILHRIRDGIPCMSRNILVIWAVKSSDEFPILQTLNIQSICPNHSDMLNLDIQTYVTQQSEPNLENGKMNNCVYSPIFFTPSKQGISSLVGTGHMVWSGAYVVVSIVGFIATVALLDEYYINPFSIQCWWYKGLLFVACMVASVIVFGGGVVGLWHVWDVKNSKREAKKYDGQKHANSMITDSRVLEEETVGDSMGSLNNIHYGRRPDFKGIFKSVSDSWGCVDIGVIVCGPPSLSSSVAKECRSHSFSRKQNHPILHFHSHSFDL; encoded by the exons ATGGATGAACATTCAATCCATGATTCTCTTCTCTTACGCCCTGAAGATGTTAGTGATTATGCCAAAAAGTCTCCAGCCTGGGCATCACTCGTTAAGTCCATTCTCAGGTCTTTAATGTGGGGAATTTTTGTTGCATGGGTTACCATTATCTTCATTTACCCATGTGATTTCTATACAAAATTGAATACCAAGTTTCTACTGTCAATAGAAAGAACTTTGTTTGGAATCACAG GTGCTGTGTTTTTGCTTTATAGTGGTCCAATAATTGTCATTGCAATTCTTGCCATACTGTATCTAATCATTCGTGGCGACGAAGAATTGCAAGA GAAGAAAACATCAAAATCACCTCGTTATCGCCTTTGGACTTTCCCGATTATAGTTGATGGACCGATAAGTGTTATTACAGCTTCTGAATTGATTGGAATTTCCCTATTTTCGGCATATGTTGTTTGGGCTTCTTCTGTTTACCTTTTGAAGAATTTTCATATTGTTCTCAGTTATCAATTGGCTTTCAAAGAGGCAAG TATCAAAATGTTGGAATTGATGGGATTACGCTTTGGTGCGATTGGAATGTTTTGTATGTCATTTCTCTTTATACCAATTTCAAGGGGTTCGGTTCTTCTTCGGCTTATAGATATACCATTTGAGCACGCAACAAGATACCATGTGTGGCTTGGACACCTTACAATGTTGATATTTACTCTTCATGGTCTATTGTATATCGTCGGATGGGCGTTGGATGGTCGCCTCTTAGAAGAG ATATTACAGTGGAAGAACATTGGTATTGCAAATCTTGCTGGAGTTATTAGCCTTTTAGCCGGTTTACTAATGTGGGTGACTTCACTTCATCCGGTTAGGAGGCAATATTTTGAATTGTTCTTCTACACTCATCAGTTGTACGTAATCTTTGTGGTTTTCTTCGCTTTACATGTTGGTGATTTCGTCTTCTCTATATCGGCTGGAGGAATATTTCTTTTCATGCTAGACCGATTCTTGAGATTCTGTCAATCCCGAAAGACTGTGAATATACTTTCAGCTTCTTCCCTTCCATGTGGAACCATAGAACTAGTCCTCTCGAAACCTTCAC ATCTGAAATACAATGCACTCAGCTTTATATTCCTTCAAATACGGGAATTGTCATGGTTGCAATGGCATCCATTCAGTGTATCATCCAGTCCACTCGAGGGGAAACATCATATGACCATCCTCCTTAAGGTTCTTGGAGAATGGACAGATAAGCTAAAGGGAAATGTGTCAAATATTCTCGATTATAAGCATGATGTGAAACAGTCGCAGCCTCGGCTTAGCTTGACAGCTTCGGTTGAGGGTCCTTATGGTCATGAATCGCAGTATCACTTGAG TTATGAGAACCTTATTTTGATCGCGGGAGGAATTGGAATATCCCCATTCCTGGCCATATTAAGCGATATTCTCCACCGCATTAGGGATGGGATACCTTGCATGTCAAGAAACATATTGGTAATTTGGGCCGTGAAAAGTTCAGATGAGTTTCCTATTCTTCAGACTCTCAACATTCAATCAATATGCCCAAATCATTCGGACATGCTAAATCTCGATATTCAAACATATGTAACGCAACAATCTGAGCCTAACCTG GAAAATGGGAAGATGAACAATTGTGTTTATTCCCCGATCTTCTTCACTCCAAGCAAACAAGGTATTTCCTCTTTGGTTGGAACGGGGCATATGGTTTGGTCCGGAGCTTATGTTGTAGTCTCGATAGTGGGGTTCATCGCAACGGTTGCTTTGTTAGATGAATACTATATAAACCCATTTAGTATTCAATGTTGGTGGTACAAAGGGCTTCTCTTTGTTGCTTGCATGGTTGCAAGTGTTATTGTCTTTGGTGGTGGTGTGGTTGGTTTATGGCATGTTTGGGATGTGAAAAACTCTAAGAGAGAGGCAAAAAAATATGATGGGCAAAAACATGCAAATTCAATGATTACCGATTCAAGGGTACTCGAGGAAGAAACAGTTGGAGATAGTATGGGTAGTTTAAATAACATCCATTACGGTCGTAGACCAGACTTCAAAG GAATATTTAAATCAGTTTCAGATAGTTGGGGATGTGTGGATATTGGTGTAATAGTGTGTGGGCCTCCATCTCTTTCGTCAAGTGTTGCCAAAGAATGCAGATCACACAGCTTTAGTAGAAAACAAAACCACCCAATTCTCCATTTTCATAGCCACAGCTTTGAtctttaa